The following coding sequences are from one Pyxidicoccus xibeiensis window:
- a CDS encoding WD40 repeat domain-containing protein, whose amino-acid sequence MSHDLASLTELSTLEHLVSTQGVEALLAALDSALAQTPDDARVPREDGPTVGPKTLRVLRKAVALDAAFLRAHPEALFQCLYNRLRWYDAPDAAAHYSGEGAKPWSDPEAHLYALAAQWRRQREAAGGAPWVESLLPLRGALEGADEVLWHDSQVLCAAFDPSGTRLATGSWSDGHNVRVWDVATARSLVVMAGHEGEVRGIAWSADGKRLASGSRSHDARIWDAETGAQLHEFTGQEGRVTSVAFNPEGTLLAVGNLGWQVHLYDVASGKKVHTLQGHEQSVLSVAFHPSGRWLASGASDSTVRIWDVETGAQVARLDSGTSVGTVAFSPDGEWLAWADLDGVALAQTQGWKRMEGLKGEGRYSQVSWLGNSRLGLLRYDRLEVLVPGDGVTLWTRPYASDGHERGAAFSPDLKHFALTAADGGVLLGELHAPVPPSLLAEHHRVRSLSGRAEGSLAIARRFYGAFAIDARGQVRELPADTNDSGLQPWRFSPDGALAAYPVQHFHEDSRRRGVQVVDVERLAPVRELSVPPLEGRDASKKPTLELPMAFSPDGQWLAAVIEIGVVRVWRVADGTLRHTLRGPATPVSLVEFTPDGAYVVSGYAEDSRLMLHDLGTGALVLDTQALLKPARAYGAAARAPRLAVGRASGELELFDLPAGARRVLQVSEKPVIAVRLSDDGSRVAACSLDARVRLFDAGTGRLLYEVPHPTLPFSVAMEGDWLLTRSNDQTTRFFDLATGAPGAVIQGSADPEEVARREYWEVLGEGPVAFHRRMDPVPMAHFPDVLEEDVILRDGLVVARGRTLRDFLYVLRLHDAPGGAFKR is encoded by the coding sequence ATGTCCCACGACCTCGCATCCCTCACCGAGCTCTCGACCCTCGAACACCTCGTGAGCACCCAGGGCGTGGAGGCGCTGCTCGCCGCCCTGGACTCTGCGCTCGCCCAGACGCCCGACGACGCCCGCGTGCCGCGGGAGGACGGGCCCACGGTGGGTCCGAAGACGCTGCGCGTCCTGCGCAAGGCCGTCGCGCTCGACGCCGCCTTCCTGCGCGCGCACCCCGAGGCCCTCTTCCAGTGTCTCTACAACCGGCTGCGCTGGTACGACGCGCCCGACGCCGCCGCGCACTACTCCGGGGAAGGCGCGAAGCCCTGGAGCGACCCGGAGGCGCACCTGTACGCGCTGGCGGCGCAGTGGCGACGGCAGCGTGAAGCGGCGGGTGGCGCGCCCTGGGTGGAGTCCCTGCTGCCGCTGCGCGGCGCCCTCGAAGGCGCGGACGAGGTCCTCTGGCACGACTCCCAGGTGCTGTGCGCGGCGTTCGACCCGTCAGGGACGCGGCTGGCCACCGGCTCGTGGTCGGATGGCCACAACGTGCGCGTCTGGGACGTGGCCACCGCCCGGAGCCTCGTGGTGATGGCGGGCCACGAGGGCGAGGTGCGAGGGATTGCCTGGAGCGCGGACGGCAAGCGCCTGGCGTCGGGCTCGAGGTCCCACGACGCGCGCATCTGGGACGCGGAGACGGGGGCGCAGCTGCATGAGTTCACCGGCCAGGAGGGCCGGGTGACGTCGGTGGCCTTCAACCCGGAGGGGACGCTGCTCGCGGTGGGCAACCTCGGCTGGCAAGTCCACCTGTACGACGTGGCCTCGGGCAAGAAGGTCCACACGCTCCAGGGGCACGAGCAGTCGGTGCTGAGCGTGGCCTTCCATCCCTCGGGACGCTGGCTGGCCTCGGGTGCCTCGGACAGCACGGTGCGCATCTGGGACGTGGAGACGGGGGCGCAGGTGGCGCGGCTGGACTCCGGTACGTCCGTCGGCACGGTGGCCTTCAGCCCGGATGGCGAGTGGCTGGCCTGGGCGGACCTGGACGGCGTCGCCCTGGCGCAGACGCAAGGCTGGAAGCGGATGGAGGGCTTGAAGGGGGAGGGGCGCTACTCCCAGGTGAGCTGGCTGGGGAACTCGCGCCTGGGCCTGCTCCGGTATGACCGGCTGGAGGTGCTGGTGCCAGGCGACGGCGTCACGCTGTGGACGCGTCCCTATGCCTCGGATGGCCATGAGCGCGGCGCGGCCTTCTCTCCGGACCTGAAGCACTTTGCCCTGACGGCCGCCGACGGCGGCGTGCTCCTGGGCGAGCTCCACGCGCCCGTGCCGCCCTCCCTGCTGGCCGAGCATCACCGTGTGCGCAGCCTCTCGGGGCGCGCGGAGGGGAGCCTCGCCATCGCCAGGCGGTTCTACGGGGCCTTCGCCATCGATGCCCGGGGCCAGGTGCGGGAGCTGCCCGCCGACACCAACGACTCCGGCCTGCAGCCGTGGCGCTTCAGTCCGGACGGCGCCCTGGCCGCATACCCCGTCCAGCACTTCCACGAGGATTCTCGCAGGCGGGGTGTCCAGGTGGTCGACGTGGAGCGCCTCGCGCCGGTGCGGGAGCTGTCCGTGCCTCCGCTGGAGGGGCGCGATGCGTCGAAGAAGCCGACGCTGGAGCTGCCCATGGCCTTCTCACCGGACGGGCAGTGGCTGGCCGCGGTCATCGAAATCGGCGTGGTGCGGGTGTGGCGCGTCGCGGACGGGACGTTGCGGCACACCCTGCGAGGGCCGGCGACGCCCGTCTCGCTGGTGGAGTTCACGCCCGACGGGGCGTACGTCGTCTCGGGCTACGCGGAGGACTCCCGGCTCATGCTGCACGACCTGGGCACGGGGGCGCTGGTGCTCGACACCCAGGCGCTGCTGAAGCCCGCGCGGGCGTACGGGGCGGCGGCCCGCGCGCCCCGCCTCGCCGTGGGCCGGGCCTCGGGGGAGCTGGAACTCTTCGACCTGCCCGCGGGCGCCCGGCGCGTCCTCCAGGTCTCCGAGAAGCCCGTCATCGCGGTGCGGCTGTCCGACGATGGCAGCCGGGTGGCCGCGTGCAGCCTGGACGCGCGCGTGCGCCTCTTCGACGCGGGGACGGGGCGGCTCCTGTACGAGGTGCCGCACCCGACGCTGCCGTTCTCGGTGGCCATGGAGGGGGATTGGCTGCTCACCCGCTCCAATGACCAGACCACGCGCTTCTTCGACCTCGCCACGGGGGCGCCTGGCGCCGTGATTCAGGGCAGCGCGGATCCCGAGGAGGTGGCGCGTCGCGAGTACTGGGAGGTGCTGGGGGAGGGCCCCGTCGCCTTCCATCGCCGGATGGACCCCGTGCCCATGGCGCACTTCCCGGACGTGCTGGAGGAGGACGTCATCCTGCGCGACGGGCTCGTCGTGGCCCGGGGCCGTACCCTGCGGGACTTCCTGTACGTGTTGCGGCTTCACGACGCCCCGGGTGGGGCATTCAAGCGGTGA
- a CDS encoding alpha/beta hydrolase, with amino-acid sequence MSRRIALALTALGMTLAMLPFALVRVSNALADAEQGSGRGVPPLAFIRGDAALPRHLEYVRLDSRALDGNLLGDSRTRELGVLLPPSYFHAPERRFPVVYLLHGLGPREHGHLGYVGVQRAAFHQMEAGELPEHIVVAVDGTTSLGGSYYTRSPTTGDFETYVAREIVGAVDARYRTRAEAKWRAIAGFSMGGHGAIKLAMKYPGLFSSVGTLSASPLSLEQRRRLYRDALANKPVARDARELMALYPFEEDWTVASIYAKAAVFSPAQTRSPLFLELPFQSGLDDDPVWRRWLEEDPLTLLPRHHAALRTLDLLYMDRGSQETFLGAEAFDRALESFGIPFRHQVFEGGHSDDFHERHLRMLHNLAMRWTPGA; translated from the coding sequence ATGTCGCGCCGCATCGCACTTGCGCTCACCGCCCTGGGAATGACACTCGCCATGCTGCCCTTCGCCCTGGTCCGTGTCTCGAACGCGCTGGCCGATGCGGAGCAGGGCTCGGGGCGGGGCGTGCCGCCCCTGGCCTTCATCCGGGGCGATGCAGCGCTGCCACGGCACCTGGAATACGTGCGGCTCGACAGCCGCGCCCTCGACGGAAATCTGTTGGGGGACTCACGGACACGGGAGCTGGGCGTGCTGCTTCCGCCCTCGTACTTCCATGCCCCCGAGCGCAGGTTTCCGGTGGTGTACCTGCTGCATGGCCTGGGGCCGCGGGAGCACGGGCACCTGGGCTACGTGGGCGTGCAGCGCGCCGCGTTCCACCAGATGGAAGCAGGCGAGCTTCCGGAGCACATCGTCGTCGCGGTGGACGGGACGACCTCGCTGGGTGGGAGCTACTACACACGCTCGCCAACAACAGGCGACTTCGAGACATACGTGGCCCGTGAAATCGTGGGCGCCGTGGACGCACGGTACCGGACGCGTGCCGAGGCAAAGTGGCGCGCGATTGCCGGCTTCTCCATGGGCGGGCACGGCGCCATCAAGCTGGCCATGAAATACCCGGGCCTGTTCTCGAGCGTCGGCACCTTGAGCGCGAGCCCGCTGTCGCTCGAGCAGCGCAGGAGGCTGTACCGTGACGCGCTGGCGAACAAGCCCGTGGCACGCGACGCCCGGGAGCTCATGGCGCTGTACCCGTTCGAGGAGGACTGGACGGTGGCGTCCATCTACGCCAAGGCCGCCGTGTTCTCGCCCGCACAGACCCGCTCCCCGCTCTTCCTCGAGCTGCCGTTCCAGAGTGGACTCGACGACGACCCGGTGTGGCGGCGGTGGCTGGAGGAGGACCCGCTCACGCTGCTGCCCCGGCACCATGCCGCGCTGCGCACGCTGGACCTGCTCTACATGGACCGGGGCAGCCAGGAGACCTTCCTCGGCGCGGAGGCGTTCGACCGCGCACTCGAGTCCTTCGGGATTCCCTTCCGGCACCAGGTCTTCGAGGGCGGGCACTCGGACGACTTCCACGAGCGGCACCTGCGCATGCTGCACAACCTGGCGATGCGCTGGACCCCCGGCGCGTAG
- a CDS encoding serine/threonine protein kinase, with amino-acid sequence MEPDHLNPANLPPGTRIGPWCLLEQCGRGAYGVVYQAERVDGTPGVVALKLALHPGDARFLREAELLRRLRHPAVPRLLDHGDWQPREGVSYAWLVMEWVEGPSLHAWAQAWRPSSRQVLRLLAQLARALEATHAAGGLHRDVKGDNVRVRSADAQPFLLDFGSGHHLGAATLTSHPFPPGTPPYRSPEAWRFFLHVRKPPAVAYAPGHADDLFALGVTAYRLVTEKYPPSAHPMDDDAWLWRPEELAHWTARVCNPRCILELSALVARMLSPLPEARGSAREVAEALEQAARNAGHEADVPLLTGEEPRPAGLFPLPQRVTVRPPPRVARWPRLAAAGLAGALALSAGGLLRGSPSEAPAVAHLAEEDESKDGGAVALGDSALTAPVEPERAPSVWASIAVDLPPKPLPGQRRPDARGRCPGKVQVAINGGCWRKLSVDLKDCDVEDGFEYRGACYIPALTRQRPATSGPAACDDSP; translated from the coding sequence ATGGAGCCTGACCACCTCAATCCGGCCAACCTGCCCCCGGGGACGCGCATCGGCCCGTGGTGTCTGTTGGAGCAGTGCGGCCGGGGCGCCTACGGCGTCGTCTACCAGGCCGAGCGCGTGGACGGGACTCCAGGCGTCGTGGCCCTCAAGCTGGCGCTGCACCCGGGGGATGCGCGCTTCCTCCGTGAGGCCGAGCTGCTCCGCCGCCTGCGCCACCCCGCCGTCCCCCGCCTGCTGGACCATGGCGACTGGCAGCCCCGCGAGGGCGTCTCCTACGCCTGGCTCGTCATGGAGTGGGTGGAAGGCCCGTCGCTCCATGCGTGGGCCCAGGCCTGGCGCCCGTCTTCACGGCAGGTGCTTCGGCTTCTGGCTCAGCTGGCCCGAGCGCTGGAAGCCACCCACGCGGCCGGAGGCCTCCACCGCGACGTGAAGGGTGACAACGTCCGCGTCCGGAGCGCGGACGCGCAGCCCTTCCTGCTGGACTTCGGCTCCGGACACCACCTGGGGGCCGCCACGCTCACCTCGCACCCCTTTCCTCCCGGCACCCCGCCCTACCGCTCACCCGAGGCGTGGCGCTTCTTCCTCCACGTCCGCAAGCCCCCGGCGGTCGCGTATGCCCCGGGGCACGCGGATGACCTCTTCGCCCTGGGGGTCACCGCCTATCGCCTGGTCACCGAGAAGTACCCCCCATCGGCGCACCCGATGGATGACGATGCCTGGCTCTGGCGCCCCGAGGAGCTGGCGCACTGGACGGCGCGAGTCTGCAACCCCCGCTGCATTCTGGAATTGAGCGCGCTGGTGGCCCGGATGCTCTCGCCCCTCCCTGAAGCGCGAGGGAGCGCGCGAGAGGTGGCCGAAGCGCTGGAGCAGGCGGCGCGCAACGCCGGACACGAGGCGGACGTGCCGCTCCTCACGGGAGAAGAGCCGCGACCCGCGGGCCTCTTTCCCCTTCCCCAGCGCGTCACGGTGCGGCCCCCTCCTCGCGTGGCGAGGTGGCCCCGGCTCGCGGCCGCCGGCCTCGCAGGCGCACTGGCGCTGAGCGCCGGAGGGCTGCTGAGGGGGAGTCCCTCCGAGGCGCCCGCGGTGGCTCACCTCGCGGAGGAGGATGAGTCCAAGGATGGCGGCGCCGTGGCCCTCGGGGACTCCGCGCTGACGGCGCCGGTGGAGCCCGAGCGAGCCCCCTCCGTGTGGGCATCCATCGCGGTGGACCTTCCACCGAAGCCCCTCCCCGGGCAGCGTCGTCCGGACGCCAGGGGCCGCTGTCCCGGCAAGGTGCAGGTCGCCATCAACGGCGGTTGTTGGAGGAAGCTGTCCGTGGACCTGAAGGACTGTGATGTTGAGGACGGCTTTGAATACAGGGGCGCGTGCTACATCCCCGCCCTGACTCGGCAACGCCCTGCCACCTCGGGCCCCGCGGCTTGCGACGACAGTCCGTAG
- a CDS encoding VOC family protein, with product MSVTTVGSPSETRTTSVGSIDLKLEAVVIPVSSLDRAKQFYLGLGWRLDADFSKGNARVLQFTPPGSPCSFQFGTNLTPAAPGSAHNLLVVSDIEAARNELVGRGVQVGEVFHFSEGPAPFGDKVRGPAPDHQSYGSYASFSDPDGNTWLLQEVTARFPGRVDRSQLSFSSARDLASALRRASAAHGEHERRSGKADENWPDWYARYMTAEESGEGLPS from the coding sequence ATGAGCGTCACCACCGTCGGTAGTCCCAGCGAGACGCGCACCACGAGCGTCGGGAGTATCGACCTGAAGCTCGAGGCGGTCGTCATCCCGGTCTCGAGTCTCGACCGCGCGAAGCAGTTCTATCTGGGGCTCGGATGGCGGCTCGACGCGGACTTCAGCAAGGGCAATGCCCGCGTGCTCCAGTTCACCCCTCCGGGCTCCCCGTGCTCGTTCCAGTTCGGCACGAACCTCACGCCGGCCGCGCCCGGCTCGGCCCACAACCTCCTGGTCGTCTCCGACATCGAGGCTGCGCGCAACGAGCTGGTGGGGCGCGGCGTCCAGGTGGGCGAGGTGTTCCACTTCTCCGAAGGCCCGGCCCCCTTCGGCGACAAGGTCCGTGGCCCCGCGCCCGACCACCAGAGCTACGGCTCGTACGCGTCGTTCAGCGACCCGGACGGCAACACCTGGCTCTTGCAGGAGGTCACGGCCCGGTTCCCCGGGCGGGTGGACCGCTCCCAGCTGTCGTTCAGCTCCGCGAGGGACCTGGCGAGCGCGCTCCGGCGTGCATCGGCCGCCCACGGCGAGCACGAGAGGCGCAGCGGCAAGGCCGACGAGAACTGGCCCGACTGGTACGCGCGGTACATGACGGCAGAGGAGTCCGGAGAGGGACTGCCGTCATGA
- a CDS encoding efflux RND transporter periplasmic adaptor subunit, with protein sequence MPATVTARPDEAQPPSTRPAGRRKRWVIGVLLLLGVIVLLGGIKAAQIGAMIEAGAAFVPPPEAVTSAKAEVAQWQATRGAVGTVLAVRGVTLGAELSGIVREIGFEDGARVKKGQVLVRLDTSSEEAQLTGALADAELAKLTRGRAQSLHAQGANTQSELESAQARAIQAEAAVANLRAIIAKKVIRAPFDGRIGIRQVELGQVVSPGGPIASLQAMDPVYVEFLLPQQALAEVKPGQKVRVRVDVFPKDTWEGALTTINPEVELSSRNVRMRATVPNADGRLMPGMFANVDVLAEGTTEVVAIPATAVLFAPYGDSVYVIEEGKDAAGKPGLVTQQRFVRLGERRGDFVAVASGLKPGESVVSNGAFKLRNGAAVIVNNSLAPQVESAPQPVDR encoded by the coding sequence ATGCCTGCAACCGTCACAGCCCGTCCCGACGAAGCGCAACCTCCTTCCACGCGCCCCGCGGGTAGACGCAAGCGCTGGGTCATCGGCGTCCTGTTGTTGCTCGGCGTCATCGTGCTGCTGGGCGGCATCAAGGCAGCGCAGATTGGCGCGATGATCGAGGCAGGCGCCGCCTTCGTCCCGCCCCCCGAGGCCGTCACCTCGGCCAAGGCGGAAGTCGCGCAGTGGCAGGCGACCCGGGGCGCGGTGGGCACGGTGCTCGCGGTCCGCGGCGTGACGCTGGGCGCCGAGCTGTCCGGCATCGTCCGCGAAATCGGCTTCGAGGACGGCGCGCGGGTGAAGAAGGGGCAGGTGCTCGTCCGGCTCGACACCTCCAGTGAGGAGGCCCAGTTGACGGGAGCCCTGGCGGACGCGGAGCTCGCGAAGCTCACCCGGGGCCGTGCCCAGTCGCTCCACGCCCAGGGCGCCAATACCCAGTCGGAGCTCGAGTCCGCCCAGGCGCGGGCCATCCAGGCCGAGGCCGCGGTGGCCAACCTGCGCGCCATCATCGCGAAGAAGGTCATCCGCGCGCCCTTCGACGGCCGCATCGGCATCCGGCAGGTGGAGCTGGGCCAGGTCGTCTCCCCCGGCGGCCCCATCGCCTCACTCCAGGCCATGGACCCCGTCTACGTGGAGTTCCTCCTCCCACAGCAGGCGCTGGCGGAAGTGAAGCCGGGGCAGAAGGTGCGCGTCCGCGTCGACGTCTTTCCAAAGGACACGTGGGAGGGCGCGCTGACGACCATCAACCCCGAGGTGGAGCTCTCCTCGCGCAACGTGCGCATGCGCGCCACCGTGCCCAACGCGGACGGGCGCCTGATGCCGGGCATGTTCGCCAACGTCGACGTGCTCGCCGAGGGCACCACCGAGGTGGTGGCCATCCCCGCCACCGCCGTGCTCTTCGCCCCGTACGGCGACTCGGTGTACGTCATCGAGGAGGGCAAGGACGCCGCCGGCAAGCCGGGCCTCGTGACCCAGCAGCGCTTCGTCCGGCTGGGCGAGCGACGGGGCGACTTCGTCGCGGTGGCCTCGGGCCTGAAACCAGGGGAGAGCGTGGTCAGCAACGGCGCCTTCAAGCTGCGCAACGGCGCGGCCGTCATCGTCAACAACTCGCTGGCGCCGCAGGTCGAGTCCGCGCCCCAGCCCGTGGACCGGTAG
- a CDS encoding efflux RND transporter permease subunit, with product MNFTALFIRRPVVALVVNLLIIIAGLQAIQSLNVRQYPRSENADITVTTAYIGANAELVRGFITTPLERVIASADGIDYVESQSLQGVSIIRARLKLNYDSNRALSEISAKVDQVRGDLPPEAQVPVLAIETADSQFAAAYLSFSSEFLKQNEITDYLVRVVQPRLSALEGVQRADLLGARTFAMRVWLKPDRMAALNISPAQVRQALASNNYLAAVGQTKGSLVQVNLTANTDLRSVEEFRQLIVRRDGGAVVRLSDIADVVLGAEDYDTDVRFAGQTAVFIGLWALPNANSLDVLQRVRAEMESLRKDIPEQINATIAFDGTEYIQNAIDEVVTTLGETLLIVVVVIFLFLGSVRSILIPVVAIPVSLIGTVFLMQLFGFTVNLLTLLAVVLSVGLVVDDAIVVVENVERHLREGLRPVDAALKGARELVGPIIAMTITLAAVYAPIAFQGGLTGSLFREFALTLAGAVTLSGVVALTLSPMMSAALLKAGHEDQGLPGAINRGFERLRAAYARSLERALGARGVVYAAWAVLSLLALLMFAQSPQELAPTEDQGIVFGIVNTPSNSTLEQLDPSVREVNRTLMEMPESAYTFQITNPGGGFWGLGLKPWEQRQRSAAEVLVDTQMRVGVIPGVQTFPILPPALPGGGNFPVEFVIASTAEASELLGFAQQLQEKAAQSGMFAFPPLIDVKIDQPQSEVEIDREKVAQLGLNLGTVGQDLSAAVGGNFVNRFNIAGRSYKVIPQLLRVSRLNPEQLKDVYVTGPNGQLVALSSIASIKDTVAPRSLNRFQQLNAVKLSGVAIRPLDEALGYLEAEAAKILPKGYSIDYTGESRQLRVEGNKFLAAFLLAVVLIFLVLAAQFNSFRDPLIILAGSVPLALFGALLTTFLKMPNPTMPYFTDAFTTTLNIYSQVGLVTLVGLIAKNGILIVDFANRLQEEGRTKLEAVKEAASGRLRPILMTTVATVAGHFPLVLVEGPGAAARNSIGLVLVTGMAIGTFFTLFFVPAIYLLIARTRTVPAGEGRGEEASPLVPVPAAQQGH from the coding sequence ATGAACTTCACCGCCCTTTTCATCCGGCGCCCCGTGGTGGCGCTGGTGGTCAACCTCCTCATCATCATCGCCGGCCTGCAGGCCATCCAGTCGCTCAACGTGCGGCAGTACCCGCGCAGCGAGAACGCCGACATCACGGTGACCACCGCCTATATCGGCGCCAACGCGGAGCTGGTCCGCGGGTTCATCACCACGCCCCTGGAGCGGGTCATCGCCTCGGCGGACGGCATCGACTACGTCGAGTCCCAGAGCCTGCAGGGCGTCTCCATCATCCGCGCCCGGCTCAAGCTCAACTACGACTCCAACCGCGCGCTCAGCGAAATCAGCGCCAAGGTCGACCAGGTGCGCGGCGACCTGCCGCCCGAGGCCCAGGTCCCCGTGCTCGCCATCGAGACCGCGGACAGCCAGTTCGCCGCGGCCTACCTCAGCTTCTCCTCCGAGTTCCTGAAGCAGAACGAGATTACGGACTACCTGGTGCGGGTGGTGCAGCCGCGGCTGTCCGCCCTGGAGGGCGTGCAGCGCGCGGACCTGCTGGGGGCGAGGACGTTCGCGATGCGGGTGTGGCTGAAGCCGGACCGGATGGCCGCGCTCAACATCAGCCCGGCGCAGGTCCGGCAGGCGCTCGCCAGCAACAACTACCTCGCCGCCGTGGGGCAGACGAAGGGCTCGCTCGTGCAGGTGAACCTCACGGCGAACACGGACCTCCGCTCGGTGGAGGAGTTCCGCCAGCTCATCGTCCGGAGGGACGGCGGAGCGGTGGTGCGGCTGTCGGACATCGCCGACGTGGTGCTGGGGGCCGAGGACTACGACACCGATGTCCGGTTCGCCGGGCAGACGGCGGTGTTCATCGGCCTCTGGGCGCTCCCCAATGCCAACTCGCTGGACGTGCTCCAGCGCGTCCGCGCGGAGATGGAGTCGCTGCGCAAGGACATCCCGGAGCAGATCAACGCCACCATCGCCTTCGACGGCACGGAGTACATCCAGAACGCCATCGACGAGGTGGTGACGACGCTGGGCGAGACGCTCCTCATCGTCGTGGTGGTCATCTTCCTCTTCCTGGGCTCCGTGCGCTCCATCCTGATACCGGTGGTGGCCATCCCGGTGTCGCTCATCGGCACGGTGTTCCTGATGCAGCTCTTCGGCTTCACGGTGAACCTGCTCACCCTGCTCGCGGTGGTGCTGTCGGTGGGGCTGGTGGTGGACGACGCCATCGTCGTGGTGGAGAACGTGGAGCGCCACCTGCGCGAGGGCCTGCGCCCCGTGGACGCCGCCCTCAAGGGGGCGCGGGAGCTCGTCGGGCCCATCATCGCGATGACGATTACCCTCGCCGCCGTCTATGCGCCCATCGCCTTCCAGGGCGGGCTCACCGGCTCGCTGTTCCGCGAGTTCGCGCTCACGCTCGCCGGGGCGGTGACGCTCTCGGGAGTGGTGGCGCTGACACTCTCGCCGATGATGTCCGCCGCGCTCCTGAAGGCGGGCCACGAAGACCAGGGGCTGCCGGGGGCCATCAACCGCGGCTTCGAGCGCCTGCGGGCCGCGTATGCGCGCTCGCTGGAGCGCGCGCTGGGCGCACGGGGCGTGGTCTACGCCGCCTGGGCGGTGCTGAGCCTGCTCGCGCTCCTGATGTTCGCCCAGTCGCCGCAGGAGCTCGCCCCGACGGAGGACCAGGGCATCGTCTTCGGCATCGTCAACACCCCGTCCAACTCCACGCTGGAGCAGCTGGACCCGTCCGTCCGCGAGGTGAACCGGACGCTGATGGAGATGCCGGAGTCGGCCTACACCTTCCAGATAACGAACCCGGGCGGCGGGTTCTGGGGCCTGGGCTTGAAGCCGTGGGAGCAGCGCCAGCGCTCCGCGGCGGAGGTGCTGGTCGACACGCAGATGCGGGTGGGCGTCATCCCTGGCGTCCAGACGTTCCCCATCCTGCCTCCGGCGCTGCCGGGCGGTGGCAACTTCCCGGTGGAGTTCGTCATCGCCTCCACGGCGGAGGCGAGTGAGCTGCTGGGGTTCGCGCAGCAGCTCCAGGAGAAGGCGGCGCAGAGCGGGATGTTCGCCTTCCCTCCGCTCATCGACGTGAAGATTGACCAGCCCCAATCGGAGGTGGAGATCGACCGCGAGAAGGTGGCGCAGCTGGGGCTGAACCTGGGGACGGTGGGGCAGGACCTGAGCGCGGCGGTGGGCGGCAACTTCGTCAACCGCTTCAACATCGCCGGGCGCAGCTACAAGGTCATCCCCCAGCTGCTCCGCGTCTCCCGGCTCAATCCCGAGCAGCTGAAGGACGTCTACGTCACCGGCCCCAACGGCCAGCTCGTGGCGCTCTCGTCCATCGCGTCCATCAAGGACACGGTGGCGCCCCGGTCGCTCAACCGCTTCCAGCAGCTCAACGCGGTGAAGCTGAGCGGCGTCGCCATCCGGCCGCTGGACGAGGCGCTCGGGTACCTGGAGGCGGAGGCGGCGAAGATACTGCCCAAGGGCTACAGCATCGACTACACGGGCGAGTCGCGGCAGCTGCGGGTGGAGGGCAACAAGTTCCTCGCGGCGTTCCTGCTCGCGGTGGTGCTCATCTTCCTGGTGCTGGCGGCCCAGTTCAACAGCTTCAGGGACCCGCTCATCATCCTCGCCGGGTCGGTGCCGCTGGCGCTCTTCGGCGCGCTGCTGACCACCTTCCTGAAGATGCCGAACCCGACCATGCCGTACTTCACCGACGCCTTCACCACCACGCTCAACATCTACTCGCAGGTGGGGCTGGTGACGCTGGTGGGGCTGATTGCGAAGAACGGGATTCTCATCGTCGACTTCGCCAACCGGCTCCAGGAAGAGGGCCGCACGAAGCTCGAGGCGGTGAAGGAGGCTGCATCAGGGCGGCTCCGGCCGATCCTGATGACCACCGTGGCGACCGTCGCCGGCCACTTCCCGCTCGTCCTCGTGGAGGGGCCGGGCGCGGCGGCGCGCAACAGCATCGGGCTCGTGCTGGTGACGGGCATGGCCATCGGCACGTTCTTCACGCTCTTCTTCGTGCCGGCCATCTACCTCCTCATCGCCCGGACGCGCACGGTGCCCGCCGGTGAGGGGCGGGGTGAAGAGGCGTCGCCGCTCGTGCCGGTGCCAGCGGCGCAGCAGGGGCACTGA